From one Herpetosiphonaceae bacterium genomic stretch:
- a CDS encoding GNAT family N-acetyltransferase, with protein MVQIREATEADIPQIVEVIRAAFAEYDGRLDPPSSAQARTVEATRRELARGSAIVALLDGAIVGCVFYFAYADHMYFSRLAVLSAYRGRGFARRLIVAVEDRSRVVGLSRVRLSVRLALPELRAAYERLGYTFLRYGTHEGYAEPTYVTLQKALA; from the coding sequence ATGGTGCAAATACGTGAGGCTACCGAGGCCGATATTCCACAAATCGTCGAGGTGATTCGCGCCGCGTTCGCCGAGTATGATGGTCGTCTCGATCCGCCGTCGAGCGCGCAGGCCAGAACCGTGGAAGCGACGCGCCGCGAGCTGGCGCGGGGCAGCGCGATCGTAGCGCTTCTCGATGGCGCGATCGTCGGCTGCGTCTTCTACTTCGCATACGCCGACCATATGTATTTTTCTCGGCTGGCGGTGCTGTCAGCCTACCGGGGACGCGGCTTTGCGCGCCGGTTGATCGTGGCCGTGGAAGATCGGTCGCGGGTGGTCGGGCTGTCCCGCGTGCGGCTGTCCGTTCGGCTGGCGCTGCCTGAGCTACGCGCCGCCTACGAGCGGCTCGGCTACACGTTTTTGCGCTACGGCACGCACGAAGGCTACGCCGAGCCGACCTACGTCACGTTGCAGAAAGCGCTGGCTTGA
- a CDS encoding SBBP repeat-containing protein — protein MSLLLTAQPLPSLATGLADVPRPPMKPSLANLPIAFVPNVGQTDPSVEFQAQGLGGTLFFTPDQIVLTLPTASRSDQSTDDHSPVALKSRSRTRAAEPASRRDQRAVVRLDFVGANPSPAITSADPLPGIVNYFLGDDPGQWRTNVPTYAAIRYERLYPGIDLRYDGKGGRLKGTYFVAAGANPSRIRWRYQGATAVTVDQSGNLVVSLAPHADSQAGSTLVEEAPIAWQTVDGRQVPVQVRYTVAPDQTIGFTIGTYDRTLPLVLDPTLDYSTYVGSSGDDTGRSIAVDGDGEVYITGDTNSLSFPITNTGTLTDTNQGGTDAFVVKLNPAGSQALYSSFIGGENTDVGNGIAVDSAGNAFIVGSTASVTFPRVNPYDLVFNGATDIFVTQLDTAGAITYSTYLGGSFAESGNSITVDSTHNIYITGETESDYFLPATNPDSTPILGYSKTLRGIADAFVIKLKSDKMIAYGTYLGGSLAEASSAITIDGNGFAYVTGYTSSTDYPRQNSFLLPTVGGIDAFVTKLAADGRTLVYSTFFGGSSNDFGTGIVVDADRSAYVTGYTSSLNFPVANYYQKTLKGNNDAFVTKISAIGNSIVYSTYLGGTSDDYGQGIVVDRQKSIYLIGYTASGDFPNDNALQATRNGGTDTFVTQLKPNGTTIEYSTYFGGTSNDYGQAIAAKCELAGPCTLYITGITASKDFPTTAGSSSPGYHEGLTDIFVARLGPPSTGPRLYLHPPLKFIGTNQELSVEIKVDTGGADIDTVDAYLQFPKEHLEVIEVVPITPTNITNLQIYRTFDNAAGRVDFSATTLERGTTLPDQFTAATVRFRTTLLTTNGSAPATISFIEKERARRSNLYFEGTAVPAAPSTLKLESSNIRILSGALLNGKISLEGRGAPSTPGWITPLFREHNGLVNGGIVVYDPADPTNQTVLGYFATTTDNNGRFSILLEGINGGKYPVQIKGADTLSNIRQADLDTSDLIEFGTLCTGDSTGDDMINGADVSYMVPSYQLESSHPNFLPYGNANKDGLIDRADVLAVKENFLKTGVISETNPLACRPPALSSTNRSAAAQPLDALSAAPENSPGTVERPTLRLYPENQTVFAGQVFTVSLQVDLKSTVADTIDAFLDVMPNELTFVDKDGNPIKDDALQGEIELDVAGLGNTSCEPTYNDIRSQSIGTANASVTCFRQPFLPNQFTLATFRLKADSSTDQATITLKSTPNNVRQSNLYRDGNPIDSLRTNATVEVLKLAGEIFVPIVRK, from the coding sequence GTGAGCTTGCTGCTGACGGCGCAGCCTCTACCATCGCTTGCGACCGGCCTGGCGGATGTGCCGAGGCCGCCGATGAAACCCAGCCTGGCAAATCTGCCGATTGCGTTTGTCCCCAACGTTGGGCAGACCGATCCCAGTGTGGAGTTTCAAGCGCAGGGTCTTGGCGGCACGCTCTTTTTCACGCCCGATCAGATTGTGCTGACGCTGCCTACAGCTTCCCGATCAGACCAATCAACCGATGATCATTCGCCTGTCGCGCTGAAATCCCGGTCGCGCACGCGCGCAGCCGAGCCAGCATCCCGCCGCGATCAGCGTGCGGTCGTGCGTCTGGATTTTGTCGGAGCCAACCCTAGCCCGGCGATCACGAGCGCCGATCCGCTGCCCGGTATCGTCAACTACTTCCTCGGCGACGATCCCGGCCAGTGGCGCACGAACGTGCCGACCTACGCCGCGATCCGCTATGAGCGGCTGTATCCCGGCATCGATCTGCGCTACGACGGCAAAGGCGGGCGGCTGAAAGGCACCTATTTCGTGGCCGCAGGAGCCAATCCCAGCCGCATTCGCTGGCGCTACCAGGGCGCGACAGCCGTCACCGTCGATCAGAGCGGCAACTTGGTCGTAAGCCTGGCGCCGCATGCCGACTCCCAGGCGGGCAGTACGCTGGTCGAAGAAGCGCCGATCGCGTGGCAGACCGTGGATGGACGCCAGGTGCCGGTGCAGGTGCGCTACACCGTCGCGCCCGACCAGACGATCGGCTTTACGATCGGCACCTACGACCGGACGCTCCCGCTCGTGCTCGACCCGACCCTCGACTACAGCACCTACGTCGGCAGCAGCGGCGACGATACAGGCCGCAGCATCGCCGTCGATGGAGACGGCGAAGTCTATATTACCGGCGATACCAATTCGCTCAGCTTTCCTATTACCAACACCGGTACACTTACTGATACCAATCAGGGCGGCACAGATGCATTCGTGGTCAAGCTGAACCCGGCTGGTAGCCAGGCGCTCTACAGCTCCTTTATTGGTGGTGAGAATACAGATGTCGGCAATGGCATTGCCGTAGACAGCGCCGGCAATGCCTTCATCGTCGGGTCGACCGCCTCCGTCACTTTTCCGCGAGTCAATCCGTACGATCTCGTGTTCAACGGCGCAACCGATATCTTCGTGACGCAGCTCGACACCGCAGGAGCAATAACCTACAGCACGTATCTGGGCGGGAGTTTCGCAGAATCGGGCAATAGTATCACGGTAGACAGCACGCACAATATCTACATTACCGGCGAAACAGAGTCGGACTACTTTCTACCCGCTACCAATCCTGACAGCACGCCTATTCTTGGCTACAGCAAAACGTTAAGAGGCATCGCCGATGCGTTTGTGATCAAGCTCAAAAGCGATAAGATGATCGCGTACGGCACCTATCTGGGCGGGAGTCTTGCTGAGGCTAGCAGCGCCATCACGATCGATGGCAACGGCTTCGCCTACGTGACCGGCTACACCAGCTCCACCGATTATCCAAGGCAAAATAGCTTCCTGCTGCCGACCGTCGGCGGGATCGATGCGTTCGTGACCAAGCTTGCCGCAGATGGCAGGACGCTGGTGTATAGCACCTTCTTCGGCGGCTCGTCGAACGACTTTGGCACGGGTATCGTGGTGGACGCCGATCGCAGTGCCTACGTTACGGGCTATACCAGTTCGCTCAACTTTCCGGTTGCAAACTACTACCAGAAGACGCTCAAAGGTAACAACGATGCGTTTGTCACCAAGATCAGCGCGATCGGCAACTCCATCGTGTACAGCACCTACCTGGGCGGCACCAGCGATGATTATGGTCAAGGCATCGTCGTGGATCGCCAAAAATCGATCTATCTCATCGGTTATACGGCGTCGGGCGACTTTCCGAACGACAATGCGTTGCAGGCTACCCGCAACGGCGGCACGGATACCTTTGTCACGCAGCTCAAGCCGAATGGCACGACGATCGAGTATAGCACCTACTTTGGCGGCACGAGCAACGATTACGGCCAGGCTATCGCCGCGAAGTGCGAGTTGGCAGGGCCGTGTACCCTGTATATCACCGGCATCACGGCCTCCAAAGATTTTCCAACAACCGCTGGCTCATCCAGCCCCGGCTACCATGAAGGTCTGACCGATATATTCGTCGCCCGGCTTGGCCCGCCCTCGACTGGCCCGCGCCTATACCTGCACCCGCCGCTGAAGTTCATCGGCACGAATCAAGAGCTGAGCGTGGAGATCAAAGTAGATACGGGTGGTGCGGACATCGATACCGTCGACGCCTATCTTCAATTCCCTAAAGAGCACCTGGAGGTTATAGAGGTTGTACCGATTACGCCTACGAATATCACGAACCTCCAGATCTATAGAACATTTGACAATGCGGCAGGCCGTGTCGACTTTTCTGCCACCACGCTGGAACGGGGCACCACGCTGCCGGATCAATTTACTGCGGCTACCGTACGCTTCCGCACCACCTTACTCACGACAAACGGCTCAGCCCCTGCCACTATCTCCTTTATCGAGAAAGAAAGGGCGCGCCGGAGTAATCTTTACTTCGAGGGCACGGCGGTTCCTGCAGCACCGAGTACGCTCAAGCTGGAGAGCAGCAATATCCGCATCCTCTCCGGCGCGCTTTTGAATGGGAAGATCTCCCTGGAAGGACGCGGCGCGCCGTCCACTCCTGGCTGGATCACACCGCTCTTCCGAGAACATAACGGACTCGTCAACGGCGGTATCGTGGTGTATGATCCGGCCGATCCCACAAACCAGACGGTTTTGGGATACTTTGCGACGACGACCGACAACAACGGGCGGTTTTCGATCTTGCTTGAGGGCATTAACGGCGGTAAGTATCCTGTTCAGATCAAAGGTGCCGATACGCTCAGTAATATTCGCCAGGCGGATCTGGACACCAGTGATCTGATCGAATTCGGCACGCTCTGCACAGGCGATAGCACCGGCGACGATATGATTAACGGCGCGGACGTATCCTACATGGTGCCGTCCTACCAGCTGGAGAGCAGCCATCCGAACTTCTTGCCCTATGGCAACGCCAATAAAGACGGGCTGATCGATCGCGCGGACGTGCTCGCGGTCAAAGAGAATTTTCTCAAGACGGGCGTGATCTCGGAGACAAATCCGCTGGCGTGTCGCCCCCCTGCTCTCAGCAGCACCAATCGTTCAGCCGCCGCACAGCCGCTCGACGCATTGAGCGCAGCGCCGGAAAATAGCCCTGGGACCGTCGAGCGACCTACGCTCCGTTTGTATCCAGAGAATCAGACCGTCTTTGCCGGACAGGTCTTTACGGTCAGTCTTCAGGTCGATCTCAAGTCGACCGTCGCCGACACGATCGATGCGTTTCTGGATGTCATGCCCAATGAGCTAACCTTCGTCGACAAGGATGGCAATCCGATCAAGGATGATGCTCTGCAAGGCGAGATCGAGCTAGACGTTGCTGGTCTAGGCAACACGTCTTGCGAGCCCACCTACAATGATATTAGGAGCCAGAGCATCGGGACGGCCAACGCTTCTGTGACCTGCTTCAGGCAGCCGTTCTTGCCCAACCAATTTACGCTTGCGACATTCCGGCTCAAAGCAGACTCCAGCACAGACCAGGCGACGATAACGCTCAAGAGCACTCCGAATAATGTGCGGCAGAGTAATCTCTATCGCGACGGCAATCCGATCGACTCGCTGCGAACAAACGCTACGGTTGAGGTGCTAAAGCTGGCTGGAGAGATCTTTGTGCCGATCGTACGTAAGTAG
- a CDS encoding SBBP repeat-containing protein, which translates to MTYMPFPRPRPLAPDTKRPSFKLFCLTMLLSLCLAQFSQFLFEVRIADDAPVAPLKPMPDMSKLPIAFVPNVGQTDSSVRFQAQGLGGMIFFTTDQIVLSLPTDSPQESASDQEAASESALVRLRFVGANPTPAVKSAEPLPGIVNYFLGDDPARWHSNVPTYGALRYERLYPGIDLRYDGKGGRLKGTYTVEPGADPSRIRWRYQGTTALTVDGDGNLVATLPTSRAQLVEEAPIAWQTVDGRQVPVQVSYALSQDQSVSFSLGSYDRALPLTIDPELALAYNTYLGGGDEDFAYSIAVDESGSAYVAGRTKSTTFPTNGNPYDNSHNGGHDVFVTKLIADGSTPVYSTYLGGNGDDGATRVAIAVDQNGSAYLTGDTTPSSSLIQVGFPTLNPIYGSRRGGTDAFVTKLNPQGNELEYSTYLGGADTDVGYSITVDRDSAAYITGSTRSSGNASHQKFPMQGDSWSSSNNGGSDAFISKLTADGSDLVYSSYIGGKHRDNSFDIAVDYDGYIYLAGSTEIDTNLNPIPAQDFPRVGSTRQFGGIKDAFVMKLNISLGRAEQIVYSTYLGSSESEEAQSIALDHRNHVYVTGWTNSPNFPTRNAYDNALFVSNADPKHADNNDVFVTEMIMQGADPVVYSTFFGGNGFDRGIAIAVDGSGHVYITGDTQSPGSSVSPDPSPSPSPSPSPSPSASPSPSPSPSPSPSASPAPSPDPSASPSPSASPAPSPSPSPSPSPSPSPSPSPSPSPSPSPSPSPGLASNSISPANVGALPTTGNAFSTTYLGGSKDAFVAQLDVTAGTSGLVYSTYLGSAQGDEGRGIALDGSDNIFIAGYVKAPFQAPPASGANGGGFDAFVTKLTNPLPGDTSISLSPAQKEIGSNQFFSIEIRVNRGSIPIDKVAAYLNFNPDALEVVDTRGAPTDVIVPSDILATTTTNKVDNGTGTINFVADVNSTVPEEFLAATVLFHAKSGAPLSQTTVNIVRDKANDRFSDLFKDGLRKRATLNNADITVYEGILLNGKVAIEQRTSTDWDTDLFRATKEGTKGGISIYDVGSSTPLTITTDPITPTTSPDGRFSIKILGIPGDTYDMQIKGANTLSIITSSVDLQFTNEIDFGTLPAGDANGDDLVNGGDVSYIAPAFGLSAGQTGYRPFADINNDGNITGADVSGLICNFLKSGPIDAATAPACPGPFQAASATTSTRPTLGVSTARQMVQAGEIFTATLDLDLNTASADTIDTYLDFDPQYLEVVDAAGQPTTRLSLNTAIFGSATYNAVNNAQGRIGLSVSRFSQPWLTGKLTIATVRFRAKAPVSTTRIVMAQAGPRHSDSFRGGYPLGVIRSDAAVSIGATVHQVYLPYATR; encoded by the coding sequence ATGACGTACATGCCTTTTCCACGGCCTCGGCCACTCGCTCCTGATACAAAACGTCCTTCGTTCAAGCTCTTCTGCCTGACGATGCTCTTGAGCCTCTGTCTGGCGCAATTCTCGCAGTTCCTTTTCGAGGTGCGTATCGCGGATGATGCGCCCGTAGCGCCGCTCAAGCCCATGCCCGACATGAGCAAGCTGCCGATCGCGTTCGTGCCCAACGTCGGGCAGACCGATTCCAGCGTTCGCTTCCAGGCCCAGGGCCTCGGCGGTATGATCTTCTTTACCACAGACCAGATCGTGCTGTCGCTGCCGACCGACTCCCCCCAGGAGTCCGCGTCGGATCAGGAGGCTGCTTCTGAGTCAGCGCTTGTGCGGCTGCGCTTTGTCGGGGCCAATCCCACGCCTGCGGTCAAGAGCGCCGAGCCGCTGCCGGGTATCGTCAACTATTTTCTCGGCGACGATCCCGCCAGGTGGCACAGCAACGTCCCAACCTACGGCGCGCTGCGCTACGAGCGGCTCTATCCCGGCATCGATCTGCGCTACGACGGCAAAGGCGGGCGGCTGAAAGGCACCTATACGGTCGAGCCGGGAGCCGATCCTAGCCGCATCCGCTGGCGCTACCAGGGCACCACCGCGCTCACGGTCGACGGCGACGGCAATCTGGTTGCGACGCTGCCCACCAGCCGCGCGCAGCTCGTCGAAGAAGCGCCGATCGCGTGGCAGACCGTGGATGGACGCCAGGTACCCGTGCAGGTGAGCTATGCCCTGAGCCAGGATCAGAGCGTGAGCTTCAGCCTGGGAAGCTACGATCGCGCCCTGCCGCTGACGATCGATCCTGAGTTAGCTTTGGCGTACAACACGTATCTTGGAGGTGGAGATGAGGATTTTGCATATAGCATTGCGGTAGACGAGAGCGGCTCTGCCTATGTCGCTGGTAGAACAAAATCCACTACATTTCCGACGAATGGCAATCCCTATGACAATTCACATAATGGTGGGCATGACGTATTTGTAACTAAGCTGATTGCAGACGGCAGCACTCCGGTGTATAGCACCTACCTGGGAGGCAATGGTGACGATGGTGCAACGCGTGTTGCTATTGCCGTGGATCAAAATGGCAGTGCCTATCTTACTGGTGATACAACACCATCATCGAGTTTAATCCAGGTTGGATTCCCAACGCTTAATCCGATATACGGAAGTCGTCGTGGTGGAACTGATGCATTTGTTACCAAACTGAACCCACAAGGGAATGAGCTTGAGTATAGCACCTACTTGGGAGGAGCCGATACCGATGTAGGCTACAGTATCACTGTAGATCGGGACAGTGCAGCTTATATCACAGGTTCTACCCGATCTTCGGGAAATGCCAGTCATCAAAAATTTCCGATGCAAGGTGACTCCTGGTCGTCATCGAATAATGGTGGCTCTGACGCTTTTATCAGCAAGCTAACGGCGGACGGCTCAGACCTCGTTTACAGCTCCTACATCGGGGGAAAGCACCGGGATAATAGTTTCGATATCGCTGTGGACTATGATGGCTATATCTACCTGGCAGGATCAACAGAGATCGATACGAACCTCAATCCAATCCCAGCTCAAGACTTCCCAAGGGTAGGCAGCACCAGGCAATTCGGGGGAATCAAAGATGCATTTGTGATGAAACTAAATATCAGCCTCGGAAGAGCCGAACAGATTGTTTACAGCACGTATCTGGGCAGTTCAGAATCAGAAGAAGCGCAAAGTATTGCGCTCGATCATAGAAATCACGTATATGTTACTGGTTGGACTAATTCGCCTAACTTCCCCACTCGCAATGCATATGATAACGCTCTCTTTGTTAGCAATGCTGATCCAAAACATGCTGATAACAATGATGTGTTTGTGACTGAGATGATCATGCAAGGTGCAGACCCAGTGGTATATAGCACCTTTTTTGGCGGCAATGGCTTTGACCGTGGGATCGCCATTGCAGTAGATGGATCGGGACATGTGTACATCACTGGTGATACACAATCACCCGGAAGTAGTGTCTCGCCTGATCCATCGCCCTCCCCGTCGCCGTCGCCATCGCCATCACCATCAGCGTCACCCTCCCCATCACCGTCGCCATCGCCATCACCATCAGCGTCACCAGCACCATCGCCTGATCCTTCGGCGTCACCGTCGCCATCGGCGTCGCCTGCTCCATCACCGTCGCCATCGCCGTCGCCATCGCCATCGCCCTCCCCGTCGCCATCGCCATCGCCCTCCCCGTCGCCCTCCCCGTCGCCGTCGCCTGGACTGGCTTCTAATAGCATCTCTCCGGCGAACGTTGGAGCGCTGCCCACTACTGGGAATGCTTTCAGCACCACCTATTTAGGTGGGTCAAAAGATGCGTTTGTGGCGCAGTTGGATGTAACAGCGGGGACTTCCGGCCTCGTCTACAGCACCTATCTCGGCAGCGCCCAAGGAGATGAAGGGCGCGGGATTGCGTTAGATGGTTCGGATAATATATTTATAGCTGGCTACGTAAAAGCTCCTTTCCAGGCCCCGCCTGCCAGCGGAGCAAATGGTGGTGGTTTCGATGCGTTTGTCACCAAGCTCACAAATCCACTACCCGGTGATACCAGCATCTCGCTCAGTCCTGCACAGAAGGAGATTGGGAGTAACCAGTTCTTCAGCATAGAGATCAGGGTAAACCGGGGGAGCATACCGATCGATAAGGTTGCGGCCTATCTCAACTTTAATCCAGACGCGCTGGAAGTGGTAGATACAAGAGGTGCCCCAACAGACGTTATCGTACCATCAGACATTCTTGCAACCACGACCACCAACAAGGTCGATAATGGCACTGGAACTATCAATTTCGTGGCAGATGTAAATAGTACTGTGCCAGAAGAATTTCTTGCCGCTACGGTGCTCTTCCATGCCAAATCGGGTGCTCCTCTGTCTCAGACGACAGTGAATATCGTACGAGATAAGGCGAATGATAGATTCAGTGATCTATTCAAGGATGGCCTCAGAAAGCGTGCAACACTCAACAACGCCGATATCACCGTCTACGAGGGTATTCTGCTCAACGGGAAGGTCGCGATCGAGCAGCGCACTAGCACCGATTGGGACACGGACTTGTTTCGCGCAACGAAGGAAGGAACGAAGGGCGGTATCAGCATTTATGACGTGGGAAGTTCCACGCCCCTGACCATTACCACTGATCCGATAACACCTACGACCAGCCCGGACGGGCGATTCTCGATCAAGATCCTGGGCATTCCCGGCGATACCTACGATATGCAGATCAAGGGCGCGAATACGCTCAGCATTATTACAAGCTCGGTCGACCTCCAGTTCACCAATGAGATCGACTTTGGCACGCTGCCCGCTGGCGACGCCAACGGCGACGATCTGGTCAACGGCGGTGACGTTTCGTATATCGCGCCCGCCTTCGGGCTGAGCGCGGGACAGACCGGCTACCGGCCCTTTGCCGACATCAATAACGACGGCAATATTACCGGGGCGGATGTCTCAGGGCTGATCTGTAACTTCCTCAAGAGCGGGCCGATCGACGCGGCGACCGCTCCCGCATGTCCGGGGCCGTTCCAGGCTGCGAGCGCCACGACGTCGACGCGGCCCACGCTTGGCGTGAGCACGGCCCGTCAGATGGTGCAGGCGGGAGAGATCTTTACCGCAACGCTCGACCTCGACTTGAACACGGCGTCCGCAGACACGATCGACACGTACCTGGACTTCGATCCGCAGTACCTCGAAGTCGTTGACGCCGCCGGGCAGCCCACGACGCGGCTGAGCCTGAACACCGCGATCTTCGGCAGCGCGACCTACAATGCCGTGAATAACGCTCAGGGACGAATCGGCCTCTCGGTTTCGCGCTTCAGCCAGCCCTGGCTGACCGGCAAGCTGACGATCGCTACTGTTCGGTTCCGCGCCAAAGCGCCTGTGAGCACAACGCGGATTGTCATGGCGCAGGCAGGCCCGCGTCACAGCGATTCATTCCGGGGCGGATACCCGCTGGGCGTGATCCGCTCTGATGCCGCAGTGAGCATCGGCGCGACCGTGCATCAGGTCTATCTGCCTTACGCCACGCGGTAG
- a CDS encoding nuclear transport factor 2 family protein produces MEASIEIKNLYLGLLNAYNTGDVDFMIRYTAPADGILVVGTDPDEWWADHETFVEAVRVQLKGFREAGLYATPGEPQAFVDGRVGWIADRPVWTLPDGTITESRVTAVVRWMDGEWKFVQQHFSLAIRNEDVIEAPETVELAREVAG; encoded by the coding sequence ATGGAAGCATCAATCGAGATCAAGAACCTCTACCTCGGCCTGCTGAACGCCTATAACACCGGAGATGTCGACTTTATGATCCGCTACACGGCCCCCGCCGATGGCATTCTGGTCGTCGGCACCGACCCCGACGAGTGGTGGGCCGACCATGAGACGTTCGTCGAAGCGGTGCGCGTGCAGTTGAAAGGGTTCCGCGAGGCGGGCCTCTACGCCACACCGGGCGAGCCGCAGGCATTTGTGGATGGTCGTGTGGGCTGGATTGCGGATCGCCCGGTGTGGACGCTACCAGATGGCACAATTACCGAATCGCGGGTGACGGCGGTCGTTCGCTGGATGGATGGCGAGTGGAAGTTTGTGCAGCAGCACTTCTCGCTGGCGATTCGTAACGAGGACGTGATCGAAGCTCCGGAGACGGTGGAGCTGGCGCGTGAGGTCGCGGGCTAA
- a CDS encoding EamA family transporter: MNRSWWIYALLSALFAALTTVFAKIGVKEVNSNLATAIRTVVILAIAWGIVLARGELAGVETLSRKTLVFLALSGAATGLSWLCYFKALQEGNASLVAPIDKSSLVMILVLSVLFLGEPLTWQSIIGSALIVAGTLVLIL, from the coding sequence ATGAATCGATCATGGTGGATCTACGCGCTGCTGTCGGCCTTGTTTGCGGCGCTTACCACGGTGTTTGCGAAGATCGGCGTCAAAGAGGTCAATTCTAATCTTGCGACGGCGATCCGCACGGTGGTGATTCTGGCGATTGCCTGGGGCATTGTGCTTGCGCGCGGCGAGCTGGCGGGTGTGGAGACGCTCTCGCGCAAGACGCTTGTTTTTCTGGCGCTCTCCGGCGCGGCTACCGGCCTATCGTGGCTGTGCTACTTCAAGGCGCTGCAAGAGGGCAATGCCTCGCTGGTCGCACCGATCGATAAGTCCAGCCTGGTGATGATCCTGGTGCTCTCGGTGCTCTTTTTGGGCGAGCCGCTCACCTGGCAATCGATCATCGGCAGCGCGCTGATCGTGGCTGGCACGCTCGTGCTGATTCTGTGA
- a CDS encoding FHA domain-containing protein has translation MQTNTAKPAPLSLEAARSELSFGLLVITYPDGREDIVDLVRATTHVGQASDNDVVLDHELIADHHAQILCDWTGCQVIDLGSHIGSQILEREEIPDKRSIVGKRLPPKVPHPLEKGTTVLMGEVVLIYYPSVKDIPKAAPVGDNEPLVRILHLISAVLLMVCILGTSAVWLRGWWLGATSLATSAPPRTATPIPPTPAPTAPPTIAFYSYAVETDYKLNLHIRVAPGLDQQILGKIPFGTAVKVYGDPVPRDGYHWVRVDAPNLSGWCVIEALRRE, from the coding sequence ATGCAAACGAACACTGCCAAGCCTGCACCCCTGTCGCTTGAGGCTGCCAGATCAGAGCTATCGTTTGGTCTTCTCGTCATCACCTATCCCGATGGACGCGAGGACATCGTCGACCTCGTCAGGGCAACGACGCATGTTGGACAGGCCAGCGATAACGATGTGGTTCTCGACCACGAGCTGATCGCCGATCATCATGCCCAGATCCTCTGCGATTGGACCGGCTGCCAGGTGATCGATCTCGGTAGCCATATCGGGAGCCAGATCTTGGAGCGCGAGGAGATACCCGATAAGCGCTCGATCGTCGGCAAGCGCCTGCCGCCAAAGGTGCCGCATCCGCTGGAGAAAGGCACGACGGTGCTGATGGGCGAGGTGGTGCTGATCTATTATCCCTCGGTCAAGGACATACCAAAAGCCGCGCCGGTAGGCGATAACGAGCCGCTTGTGCGCATCCTGCATCTGATTAGCGCCGTGCTGCTGATGGTCTGCATCCTGGGCACCAGCGCCGTGTGGCTGCGGGGCTGGTGGCTGGGCGCGACCTCGCTTGCCACATCCGCACCGCCGCGCACCGCGACGCCCATCCCACCCACGCCAGCCCCGACCGCCCCGCCGACGATTGCGTTCTATAGCTACGCGGTTGAGACGGACTACAAGCTCAATCTGCATATCCGCGTCGCGCCCGGTCTGGATCAGCAGATCCTTGGCAAAATCCCGTTCGGCACGGCGGTGAAGGTGTACGGCGATCCCGTGCCCCGCGATGGATACCACTGGGTCCGCGTCGATGCTCCCAACCTGTCCGGGTGGTGCGTCATAGAAGCGCTACGTCGAGAGTAG